CACTATAGTAGGTTCTGCCAGTCCCCTTTCAAGTTCGTAGGTACGCCCTTGAAGTTCATCAGCGTAGACCCGGTTCTGAGTGGGCCTTAAACGATCAATGGGGACTTTCTCATGAACCAGCCGGGTTCTAATGTTGTAGAGTTGTTCCAGTGTCTTTTTAAAGTGGTTCACTTTCATGGGAGTGGAACGCTCTATATGAGAGCGTACAATGTCGGTGTTGGTTATTATACCCACTAACATACCAGTTTCACTTATAACTGGCATTCGGGAGATTCCCATGCGGAACATGACCCTGGCCGCATCATTGAGGGACATGGACTGGTCCGCTACCACCACATCGGTGGACATGATGTCCTTCACCTCGTGGACCCAGGGTTTCAGTAACAGGTCAAAGGCGGTGACCATGCCAATGACTTCCCCATCGGTTTTAACTGGGAAACCATCGTGCCCGGTCTGTTTCATGAGCTGGATCACTTCAGCATTGGGTGTGTCCGGGGTGACAGTTATTACCTCCCGGGTCATGTAATCTTTAACCAGAGTTGACGTGGTCATCTGAACCTCCTATTTTAGGATTTTTATCCCATATAAGTTTGTTATCACATTCTATTCTTATTATGCGATGATAAGGAACCATAGCTCCGTCAACCATAATCATAAATCCTCCTTCTAAAGTTTGAATATCAGTGGCAGGGATGGTTTTAAGGTCGCCTGCACTTCCCCGGTGCAAATAGGTGACCTGGCAATTTTCCATGTTCATTTCCGGATGCCATTTTAGCATGTCCAGGATTCTCTTGGCCATTACTACTAACCTCAAATTTCTGGGGATGGCACTTTGAGATCTTTGGTTATCCTCAAAAGTGTTCTCACTCGAAAGTTTCTTTTAAATCTAAAAACCTGAACTTGAAAATTCTAAACAATTTCATACCTGAATGTAATATTCATTCCCGGGTCTTAAGTTCCTCTACAACCATCTGGTTGGTCTTTGCCGGATCTGCTTTACCACGGGTTAGACGCATTACCTGCCCCACCAGGAAGTTCAGGGCCTTGGATTTGCCCTGAAAGTAGTCAGAAACAGCTTCTGGATTCTCGTCTATGGCTTGTTTCACTGCAGTCAGGACAGTGTCATCTTCCACTACCCCCACCAGTCCCATTTCCTCGGCAATTAGGCCTGGCATTTTAGGGTTTTGGGGTAATTGTTCAATGATCCTCTGACCAGCTTTGGTGGTGATCTTCTTATCTTGTAACAGGGTGAGTAACTCCACCAGCTGGGCTGTGGTTATTTCACTTTCCTTGTAGTTGAGTTTGTTGTAGTAGAGAATCCGTTTGAGTTCATCCCTCATCCACAGTGCCGCGAACTGAGGATCTACTTCTTTGGCTACTTCTTCAAAGGCATCAGCCAGTTCCAGTTCCGAGGTGATGACCTGGGCATGGTCTTTTTTAATACCATATTCAGTTACAAATCGTTCTGTTTTTATGTGGGCTGGTTCTGGCATTTCCTCTCTTATGATTTCCACCCGTTCTTCCTCGGCAATCATTGGTGGTAAGTCCGGGTCTGGTATGTAACGGTAGTCCTCTGCCTCTTCCTTGAGACGCATTGGCACGGTGATCATCTGTGATTCCAGGAAGGCACGTGTTTCCTGTTTTATTTCAATACCTCGTTTTATTAGGTTCTTTTGTCGTACCATTTCAAACTGGAGGGCCTTGTAGGCTCCTTTAATGGAGTTCACATTTTTGATCTCCGCCCTTTTACCCCCCTCCATGGAGATGTTCACATCCGCCCGCATGGTACCTTCTCCACGGGCACTTCCACTGTACTCCAGAACCCGGATAAGTTCCCTTAAAAATTTACGGGCCTCGTCAGGGGAGGTCATGTCTGGTTCGGTTACGATCTCAATTAAAGGTATACCTGACCTGTTAAAATCAACTATCCCCATATCTGGCTTGTACTGGCCAGGGTCTTCTTCCAGAT
This DNA window, taken from Methanobacterium subterraneum, encodes the following:
- a CDS encoding CBS domain-containing ParB/RepB/Spo0J family partition protein, translating into MTTSTLVKDYMTREVITVTPDTPNAEVIQLMKQTGHDGFPVKTDGEVIGMVTAFDLLLKPWVHEVKDIMSTDVVVADQSMSLNDAARVMFRMGISRMPVISETGMLVGIITNTDIVRSHIERSTPMKVNHFKKTLEQLYNIRTRLVHEKVPIDRLRPTQNRVYADELQGRTYELERGLAEPTIVVKTGNRYILVDGHHRTVASRKLGYKEIDSYVIALDQDIKMGMEKTADKEGIYSFEDIEIIDDAQHPLIAITGPLRKDIKEIKK
- a CDS encoding DUF504 domain-containing protein, with the translated sequence MAKRILDMLKWHPEMNMENCQVTYLHRGSAGDLKTIPATDIQTLEGGFMIMVDGAMVPYHRIIRIECDNKLIWDKNPKIGGSDDHVNSG
- the gatB gene encoding Asp-tRNA(Asn)/Glu-tRNA(Gln) amidotransferase subunit GatB produces the protein MKCGLEIHVQLETESKLFCTCHTNYQEADPNTNVCYVCLNQPGAKPYPPNQSALDGAVMIALMLGCKISPEVTYFMRKHYDYPDLSSGYQRTSIPIGYEGDLNGVRIREVHLEEDPGQYKPDMGIVDFNRSGIPLIEIVTEPDMTSPDEARKFLRELIRVLEYSGSARGEGTMRADVNISMEGGKRAEIKNVNSIKGAYKALQFEMVRQKNLIKRGIEIKQETRAFLESQMITVPMRLKEEAEDYRYIPDPDLPPMIAEEERVEIIREEMPEPAHIKTERFVTEYGIKKDHAQVITSELELADAFEEVAKEVDPQFAALWMRDELKRILYYNKLNYKESEITTAQLVELLTLLQDKKITTKAGQRIIEQLPQNPKMPGLIAEEMGLVGVVEDDTVLTAVKQAIDENPEAVSDYFQGKSKALNFLVGQVMRLTRGKADPAKTNQMVVEELKTRE